The sequence GTGTAGGCGTTTTAAGGTTTGATTTGTCCCTAGGTGATGCGGTTTGCCAATAAGGCCAATGGTATGAAACTTTGTGGTCATATTTATGCTAGATCTGGCCTTAGGCCTTGAAACGTCAAAATTGATCCCCATAATATGCCCAGAGTATTTCAGAAACAAAGCATTTTTAGCTGGAGTGAAAATGAGCAACGAATCGATTAAAGCAGAACAGGATCTGATCCAAGAGGGTGTAGAGTCTGAAGTATCTACCGCAGAAGCAAGTCTTGTTGATGAGCTTACCCAGGCCAATTTCCGTATTGAAGAGTTGGAACAGTTACTCGCTGACGCTTTGGCGAAAGTTGAAGAGCAGAAAGATTCCGTCATCCGCGCCGCCGCCGAGGTCGATAATATTCGTCGCCGTGCCGCCATGGATGTGGAAAAGGCCAATAAATTTGCATTGGAAAAGTTCGCCAATGAATTGTTACCAGTGCTTGATAATATGGAGCGCGCTCTGATGGGGACAAACCCAGAAGATGAAGCGACTAAAGCAATTTATCAGGGCGTTGAGTTAACGCAAAAAAGCTTACTTACTGCAGTGGCTAAATTTGGTGTTAAACAAATTGATCCACAAGGTGAGTCATTTAACCCTGATCAACATCAAGCCATTGGAATGCAGCCAAGTGCGGATTTTCCTGCAAATACAGTGATGTTAGTGATGCAAAAGGGCTACGAGCTAAATAGTCGTTTACTGCGTCCTGCTATGGTAATGGTATCGCAGGGCGGCCCTAGCCAAGAAACGGCGACCATTGATATTGAGGCGTAAGCTGAGATCTCGGTAGGCTTATCCAAGAGATAAAACGAAAAGGACTGCAACGGCAGTCCTTTTTTATTGGGGGAACAATTATCTTAATTGAGCTTTAGTTTTAGCTACTGTGCTAAATAAGCATTTATTTGGGCCAAAATACCTTCAGCATCCAGTTGCAAGTCATGGGTGACTTCCTCTGGTGAACCGTGCTTAATAAACTCATCGGGTAGACCGATTTGCAGCACAGGTTTTGGCATTTTGAGTTTTTGGAGCAATTCAAGTACTCCAGAACCCGCACCGCCCATAATGGCATTTTCTTCTACTGTGACTAGGATATCGTGGGTCTGCGCCATTTCCGTCACTAGCTCGACATCGAGTGGTTTGACAAAGCGCATATCGACAACCGTGGCATCTAAGTTATCGGCCGCAGT is a genomic window of Shewanella putrefaciens containing:
- the grpE gene encoding nucleotide exchange factor GrpE — its product is MSNESIKAEQDLIQEGVESEVSTAEASLVDELTQANFRIEELEQLLADALAKVEEQKDSVIRAAAEVDNIRRRAAMDVEKANKFALEKFANELLPVLDNMERALMGTNPEDEATKAIYQGVELTQKSLLTAVAKFGVKQIDPQGESFNPDQHQAIGMQPSADFPANTVMLVMQKGYELNSRLLRPAMVMVSQGGPSQETATIDIEA